One part of the Bacteroidota bacterium genome encodes these proteins:
- the hemC gene encoding hydroxymethylbilane synthase, with product MKIRIGTRQSKLALWQTEHVKSELMRHHPGIEVEVIHINTKGDKILDVALSKIGDKGLFTKELETALLEGQVDLAVHSLKDLETNMPKGLALAAVSKRHDVNDVLIARKKGTTIDSLPENGTVATGSLRRRSQLLNLRPDLKVAELRGNVPTRIQKFLDSDWDAIILARAGVERLGLEEHISSIIPIDLMLPAVGQGALGLQTREDDVESMKIVDCLHDNNIFAAVSAERAFLRQLEGGCQVPIAAHAITKPNGLFLKAYIGTIDGTQAMRGYVRGSKYEAEELGIGLAKDMFDDGGKEIIATIDRIS from the coding sequence ATGAAAATTAGAATTGGAACAAGACAAAGCAAGCTTGCCTTATGGCAGACTGAACATGTAAAATCAGAGTTGATGAGACATCACCCGGGTATTGAAGTGGAGGTTATCCACATAAACACCAAGGGAGACAAAATTCTCGATGTTGCCCTCTCAAAAATTGGTGACAAGGGACTTTTTACGAAGGAACTTGAAACAGCTCTTCTCGAAGGACAGGTCGACCTCGCCGTACACTCTCTGAAGGATCTGGAAACAAACATGCCGAAGGGACTCGCCCTCGCTGCTGTTTCAAAAAGACATGATGTAAACGATGTGTTGATTGCCCGGAAAAAAGGGACGACAATAGATTCACTTCCTGAAAACGGAACTGTAGCTACAGGATCACTTAGAAGAAGGAGTCAGCTTCTTAATTTAAGACCCGATCTTAAAGTTGCCGAGCTAAGAGGGAATGTACCAACCAGAATTCAAAAGTTTCTGGACAGTGACTGGGATGCAATTATTCTTGCAAGAGCAGGAGTTGAGAGACTCGGACTTGAAGAACATATCTCATCGATCATTCCGATTGATTTGATGCTACCCGCAGTCGGTCAGGGTGCACTCGGGCTTCAGACCCGTGAAGATGATGTAGAATCGATGAAAATAGTCGATTGCCTGCACGATAATAATATCTTTGCCGCGGTTTCTGCCGAAAGAGCGTTCCTCCGTCAGCTTGAAGGAGGATGTCAGGTGCCGATCGCTGCCCATGCCATCACAAAACCTAACGGACTTTTCCTTAAGGCGTATATCGGAACGATTGATGGTACTCAGGCGATGAGAGGATATGTAAGAGGCAGCAAATATGAAGCTGAGGAACTCGGTATCGGACTTGCCAAAGACATGTTTGATGATGGTGGAAAAGAAATAATTGCCACAATCGACAGGATCTCCTGA
- the hemA gene encoding glutamyl-tRNA reductase, which produces MNLIGTSINHHTASIEQREALHLSKNEITEFMDVLRREYLTDGFVISTCNRTEIFGLPVENDLNIAKIQDALLDFKKVDGLSNKNFLNFFSCGAVKHLFSVTSGIDSLILGDSQIHGQMKEAFQLAIDMNFAGTVMRRIFDTAVKVGKRSISETAIGEGAVSVSYAAIQVVEKIFSSFENKSAIVIGAGETGELAAVHLKDKGIGKIAIANRTLSRAEELARKVYGEIVPFENLKENLHNFDIIVSATSAPGIIINLDEVKAIVKKRRGTPVCLMDLALPRDIDPSVAKLDGVFYNDIDSLGKIIDQNIKRREKEIPAVENIIIEEMQNLFSWYNTLEVIPTIKKIRDFFEDIRQEEIEKIRHKIHEDDLKKLDDMTKRLVGRLLHNPTIRLRQVAESGLNYQEVANYTSVISSLFEPQGINEEIKKD; this is translated from the coding sequence ATGAACCTGATTGGTACTTCAATAAATCATCATACAGCATCCATCGAACAGAGAGAGGCACTACACCTTTCGAAGAACGAGATAACCGAGTTCATGGATGTCCTCAGAAGAGAATATCTTACTGACGGATTTGTAATATCCACCTGTAACCGTACTGAGATATTCGGTTTACCCGTCGAGAACGACCTGAATATAGCAAAAATTCAGGATGCTCTTCTTGACTTCAAAAAAGTGGACGGGCTCTCGAACAAGAATTTCCTCAATTTTTTCTCATGCGGCGCAGTCAAACATCTGTTTAGTGTCACATCGGGTATCGATTCTTTGATCCTTGGTGACAGTCAGATACACGGCCAGATGAAAGAGGCTTTCCAACTCGCAATTGACATGAATTTTGCGGGAACGGTAATGCGGAGAATTTTTGATACCGCTGTTAAAGTAGGGAAGAGAAGCATATCCGAAACCGCAATTGGTGAAGGTGCGGTATCAGTGAGTTATGCAGCGATTCAGGTTGTCGAAAAGATTTTTTCCTCGTTCGAAAACAAATCAGCCATTGTAATAGGTGCAGGCGAAACCGGGGAGCTGGCTGCAGTTCACTTGAAAGACAAAGGGATTGGGAAAATAGCAATTGCCAACAGAACCCTTTCCCGTGCCGAGGAACTCGCAAGAAAAGTCTATGGTGAAATAGTTCCGTTCGAAAACCTCAAGGAGAATCTTCACAATTTCGATATAATTGTTTCTGCTACCTCCGCTCCCGGAATAATAATAAATCTTGACGAGGTTAAAGCGATTGTCAAGAAAAGAAGGGGAACTCCCGTCTGTCTGATGGACCTGGCACTGCCGAGAGACATTGACCCTTCAGTTGCAAAACTTGACGGTGTGTTTTATAATGATATCGATTCCCTTGGGAAGATAATCGACCAGAACATCAAGAGGCGGGAAAAAGAGATTCCTGCCGTCGAGAATATTATAATTGAAGAGATGCAGAATCTTTTTAGCTGGTACAACACCCTTGAAGTAATACCGACAATCAAAAAAATCCGTGACTTCTTCGAGGATATCAGACAGGAAGAGATTGAAAAAATACGGCACAAAATTCATGAAGATGACCTCAAGAAACTTGATGACATGACAAAGAGACTCGTCGGGCGACTGCTTCATAATCCGACAATCAGGCTGAGACAGGTGGCGGAAAGCGGTCTGAACTATCAGGAAGTGGCGAACTACACTTCGGTTATCTCAAGTCTGTTTGAACCGCAGGGCATTAACGAAGAAATCAAAAAAGATTAA
- a CDS encoding cytochrome c biogenesis protein, translating to MLETIHLLNYSLPLLYAVIFFVYLVDFFKDKPVLHNVKRIFLFVTLIIHTVYLLLWTIHFDHPPITTKFEIFTVLACSVAFSYFLIELSSDIRATGSFIILFSLVFQTISSLFIQDLIDVPAVLKNRLLGLHVISALFGYAAITISAVYAILFTVQYKKIKLNQFGLIFNRLPSLEMLEKLAVNSVFVGFALLTIAILIGTIWLPVAFPNFSLLDPKLLSTGAVWLIYGIGIVTRFTTGLYGKKFMIYSITGFVAAIIALGITGILGSSFHQFNK from the coding sequence ATGCTTGAGACCATTCACCTGCTAAATTATTCTCTTCCGCTCCTATATGCTGTGATATTTTTTGTTTATCTTGTCGATTTTTTCAAAGATAAACCCGTATTGCACAATGTGAAGAGGATATTTTTATTCGTAACTCTGATCATTCACACTGTATATCTTCTTTTATGGACCATTCATTTTGACCATCCGCCGATAACAACAAAGTTTGAAATATTCACGGTTCTGGCCTGTTCGGTCGCCTTTTCCTATTTTTTGATAGAACTTTCCTCAGATATCAGAGCGACAGGTTCTTTTATTATACTGTTTTCGCTCGTTTTTCAAACCATATCGTCACTGTTCATACAGGATCTGATTGATGTTCCGGCGGTTTTGAAGAACAGACTGCTTGGGCTTCATGTGATATCGGCACTTTTTGGATATGCAGCCATAACCATTTCGGCTGTGTATGCAATTTTATTTACGGTGCAGTACAAAAAGATCAAGTTAAATCAGTTCGGGTTGATATTCAACCGTCTCCCGAGTCTTGAAATGCTCGAAAAACTTGCGGTAAATTCAGTTTTTGTCGGATTTGCCCTGCTTACCATCGCCATACTGATTGGAACAATCTGGTTACCTGTGGCGTTCCCGAATTTTAGCCTGCTGGATCCAAAACTCCTCTCTACGGGAGCAGTTTGGCTCATCTATGGCATCGGAATTGTAACCCGTTTTACGACCGGACTTTATGGTAAAAAATTCATGATCTACTCGATCACCGGTTTTGTAGCGGCAATCATAGCACTTGGGATCACCGGTATTCTGGGTTCAAGTTTCCATCAATTTAACAAATAA
- a CDS encoding DNA-binding protein, with protein MKKTILALVTIAFIFAGCGGKETPKTPANSKEAVPVAVRGGEILEIIQTSAYTYMRVKEESGEIWIAVQKVDAKVGENLYFTQSMEMKNFEGKEAGKTFESILFVNDPAKDKASFGGQVGNATELPADFKHPEKETAPQEAVKVEKAPGGVTVAEVFSKKNELKNKSVKLRGKVMKVNAGIMNTNWIHIQDGTAAGKEYDLTITSGEVPEVGQTVLIEGKVSVDKDFGAGYKYDVIIEEAKILEKK; from the coding sequence ATGAAAAAAACAATCCTGGCATTAGTTACCATAGCCTTCATTTTCGCTGGCTGTGGCGGCAAAGAAACACCAAAAACCCCTGCTAACAGCAAAGAAGCTGTGCCTGTTGCAGTTAGAGGCGGAGAAATCCTCGAAATCATCCAGACCTCAGCCTACACTTATATGAGAGTAAAAGAGGAATCAGGCGAAATTTGGATCGCTGTCCAGAAAGTGGACGCAAAAGTCGGCGAAAACCTTTATTTTACACAGTCAATGGAAATGAAAAATTTCGAAGGCAAGGAAGCCGGAAAAACTTTTGAAAGCATCCTTTTCGTAAATGATCCTGCCAAAGACAAAGCATCCTTCGGCGGTCAAGTCGGAAATGCAACTGAACTGCCGGCTGACTTCAAACACCCTGAAAAAGAAACCGCTCCACAGGAAGCTGTAAAAGTTGAAAAAGCTCCCGGTGGCGTTACCGTTGCCGAAGTCTTTTCCAAAAAGAATGAACTGAAAAATAAATCAGTCAAGTTGAGAGGAAAAGTAATGAAAGTAAACGCCGGAATTATGAACACCAACTGGATTCATATTCAGGATGGAACCGCCGCCGGAAAAGAATACGATCTTACCATCACCTCCGGTGAAGTTCCTGAAGTTGGACAAACTGTCCTTATCGAAGGAAAGGTTTCTGTAGATAAGGATTTTGGCGCCGGCTACAAATATGATGTGATTATCGAAGAAGCAAAAATTCTCGAGAAAAAATAG
- a CDS encoding YceH family protein, translating into MLLSAIEVRILGALIEKKHTTPEYYPMSLNAISNACNQKSNRDPVTEYSEDQIEKCIEQLREKRLVIRVTGAGIKVPKYRELLTEQLSVSLPEEAVLCILMLRGAQTSGEIKNRCERIYDFIDLTAVEETVAKLSSREDPLCSVVPGTRGRGLKYLHLFYGQPEIQKNEDSMGIGFRPLIEDEVRLLRLEVETLKEEIARIKQELGME; encoded by the coding sequence ATGTTACTTTCAGCAATCGAAGTCAGAATTCTTGGTGCACTTATCGAGAAAAAGCATACAACTCCGGAATATTATCCGATGAGTTTGAACGCAATATCCAATGCATGTAATCAGAAAAGCAACCGGGATCCCGTAACTGAGTATTCGGAGGATCAAATCGAAAAATGTATCGAGCAGCTTCGAGAAAAAAGACTTGTAATTCGGGTTACAGGAGCAGGGATCAAAGTGCCCAAGTACAGGGAACTGCTGACAGAGCAACTTTCAGTGTCGCTTCCCGAAGAAGCTGTCCTTTGTATCCTGATGTTGCGGGGGGCACAAACCTCCGGAGAGATAAAAAACAGATGCGAAAGAATATATGACTTCATTGATCTGACGGCAGTGGAAGAGACAGTGGCAAAACTATCTTCGAGGGAGGATCCTCTTTGCTCTGTGGTCCCCGGAACGCGGGGAAGAGGATTGAAATACCTGCATCTTTTCTACGGGCAGCCTGAAATTCAGAAAAATGAAGATTCGATGGGCATCGGGTTCAGACCCCTGATCGAAGATGAGGTGAGATTGTTAAGGCTGGAAGTGGAGACACTCAAAGAGGAGATAGCCAGAATCAAACAGGAACTCGGGATGGAATAA
- a CDS encoding sulfite exporter TauE/SafE family protein, with protein MEIITLLIAFIVGVVMGLTGAGGSILTVPVFAYLLKLDVLTATTYSLFVVGTTSLVGATKNMVSRNIDIKPALYFAVPSLIMVVVTRAIIVPLIPDLLLSDSGFQVTRQNFLLGLFAVMIVYAGISMLRKRDSEMVVEQNNKRLFTQGAILGVVMGLLGAGGGFMIVPVLVLFAGMEMKKAIGTSLLIISINALSGFFAGFLTIQHIDWVLLIKFSLLMIAGILTGGYFTPKIDTVTLKKGFGYFILLVALYMILKEFIL; from the coding sequence ATGGAAATTATCACCCTCCTGATTGCGTTCATCGTTGGAGTCGTTATGGGTTTGACCGGTGCCGGAGGTTCGATCCTCACTGTTCCTGTCTTTGCATACCTGCTCAAACTTGATGTCTTGACAGCAACGACATATTCCCTCTTTGTTGTAGGGACTACTTCTCTCGTTGGCGCGACGAAGAACATGGTATCAAGGAACATCGACATTAAACCGGCGCTCTATTTTGCAGTGCCTTCACTCATAATGGTGGTCGTAACCCGAGCAATAATTGTTCCTCTCATTCCTGATCTGTTGCTTTCTGACTCCGGTTTTCAGGTAACCAGGCAGAATTTTCTTTTGGGGCTTTTTGCCGTCATGATTGTTTATGCAGGAATCTCCATGCTAAGAAAAAGAGATTCTGAGATGGTGGTTGAGCAAAACAACAAGCGTCTTTTCACTCAGGGTGCAATTCTTGGGGTGGTTATGGGACTTCTTGGTGCCGGAGGCGGATTCATGATCGTGCCGGTGCTTGTTCTTTTTGCAGGCATGGAAATGAAAAAGGCAATCGGCACTTCCCTGCTTATAATTTCGATAAATGCATTGAGCGGTTTCTTTGCCGGATTTTTAACGATACAACATATCGACTGGGTACTGCTGATCAAATTTTCACTTCTGATGATTGCAGGTATACTGACTGGCGGATATTTTACACCAAAAATTGATACGGTTACATTAAAAAAGGGGTTCGGCTACTTTATCCTGCTCGTAGCCCTCTACATGATTTTGAAGGAGTTTATCCTCTAA
- a CDS encoding rhodanese-like domain-containing protein, producing the protein MLRNLFFGNSKVKNLSAKEFHDGFKSDPDAVVIDVRTSGEVASGYIPGAKHIDLMSAGFAGQVEKLDKNKSYYIYCRSGNRSYQAGLMMSKAGFEKVFNLSGGIMSWKFETKR; encoded by the coding sequence ATGTTAAGAAATCTTTTTTTTGGAAACAGCAAGGTTAAAAACCTTTCTGCGAAGGAATTTCATGACGGGTTCAAGAGTGATCCCGATGCTGTTGTCATCGATGTGAGAACTTCAGGTGAAGTGGCTTCCGGATACATACCGGGTGCAAAACACATCGATTTGATGTCTGCAGGATTTGCAGGTCAGGTCGAAAAACTGGATAAAAACAAAAGTTACTACATCTATTGCAGAAGCGGAAACAGAAGTTACCAGGCAGGCTTAATGATGTCAAAAGCCGGATTCGAAAAGGTGTTCAACCTCTCGGGCGGCATCATGAGCTGGAAATTCGAAACTAAAAGATAA
- a CDS encoding MBL fold metallo-hydrolase: protein MFFKHIYEPGLAHASYIVGCQKTGEALVIDAKRDIEDYIKIAEQEKLRITHIAETHIHADFLAGSQELAEVTGAKLYLSDEGGADWQYSFPHVGLKDGDSFMVGNLKIEVMHSPGHTPEHISFILTDTPASPHPVMIFTGDFVFVGDVGRPDLLEKAAGIAGTKEAGARQMFQSLKKFRALPDHLQVWPAHGAGSACGKALGAVPSSTVGYEKLVNWAFKIDDEEKFVEALLEGQPEPPKYFAMMKKLNKATRPLLTRVPEPRRLHTEGMLDALKSGIRIIDTRNKLSFSGGHIPGSINIQDNSAFSTWAGWILNYQDPFILVAPSHRIEALTKALIRIGLDNIYGYLEDVEELADSGLELETLQQFTCKDLEDNRDEIFILDVRNETERIAARIEGSHHVFAGWLTEHVDRLPADKTIVVHCAGGDRSAIAASLLMSMGFENVANLTGGINAWIQSGHPVVSGVELEPVS from the coding sequence ATGTTCTTTAAACATATTTATGAACCCGGACTTGCTCATGCCAGCTACATTGTTGGTTGCCAAAAAACAGGTGAAGCTCTCGTTATCGATGCCAAGAGGGATATCGAAGACTATATCAAAATTGCGGAACAGGAAAAATTAAGAATAACACATATTGCCGAGACCCACATACATGCTGATTTTCTCGCCGGTTCACAGGAACTTGCTGAAGTCACTGGAGCAAAACTTTACTTGTCGGATGAGGGTGGTGCCGACTGGCAGTATTCATTTCCCCATGTTGGATTAAAAGACGGTGATTCCTTTATGGTCGGAAATCTTAAAATCGAGGTGATGCACTCACCCGGTCACACACCTGAACATATTTCATTCATTCTGACCGACACTCCTGCCTCACCACATCCTGTAATGATCTTTACCGGTGATTTTGTTTTTGTCGGAGATGTAGGAAGACCTGACCTCCTCGAAAAAGCTGCCGGAATTGCAGGCACAAAAGAAGCAGGTGCCCGCCAGATGTTCCAATCTCTGAAAAAGTTCAGAGCCCTCCCCGACCATCTTCAGGTTTGGCCCGCCCATGGGGCAGGCTCCGCATGTGGCAAGGCTCTCGGAGCCGTTCCTTCTTCGACAGTAGGCTACGAAAAGCTCGTAAACTGGGCATTTAAGATCGATGATGAAGAGAAATTTGTCGAAGCGCTGCTTGAAGGACAACCGGAGCCTCCAAAGTATTTCGCAATGATGAAGAAATTGAATAAAGCGACAAGACCTTTGCTTACCCGCGTACCTGAACCCCGCAGATTACATACCGAAGGAATGCTTGATGCTCTAAAATCAGGTATCCGTATAATTGATACAAGGAATAAACTGTCATTCTCAGGCGGGCACATCCCTGGAAGCATCAACATACAGGATAATTCGGCTTTCAGTACATGGGCAGGATGGATACTCAATTATCAGGATCCATTTATTCTGGTTGCACCTTCTCACCGGATTGAAGCCCTCACAAAAGCATTGATCAGGATCGGACTCGATAACATTTACGGCTATCTGGAGGATGTGGAAGAACTTGCTGACTCAGGACTTGAACTGGAAACGCTGCAGCAGTTTACATGTAAGGACCTGGAGGATAACAGAGATGAAATTTTTATTCTCGATGTTCGCAATGAGACTGAAAGAATTGCGGCAAGAATCGAAGGCTCTCATCATGTCTTCGCGGGCTGGCTGACTGAACATGTCGACAGATTACCCGCAGATAAAACAATTGTAGTTCACTGCGCCGGTGGTGACAGGTCTGCAATAGCTGCAAGCCTGCTGATGTCAATGGGTTTTGAAAATGTTGCCAACCTCACAGGTGGTATCAATGCCTGGATTCAAAGCGGACACCCTGTGGTAAGCGGAGTCGAGCTTGAACCGGTGTCATGA
- a CDS encoding archemetzincin → MLKNFFSKKNNRKIFEIEFLGFTDSILFKKIKADIEMRLPLEVHQYESLFDLESALNEERNQYYTPDILQHLVITHNGNTAFRMALLNVDLFNPVFKYVYGEAQLRGKLSVVSLFRLHEELYTGEADFDLLFTRTLKEIYHELGHNMGLVHCLEWDCVMHTSTSVEEIDIKGGFYCPECFKKINIS, encoded by the coding sequence TTGTTAAAAAACTTCTTCTCAAAAAAGAACAACAGGAAGATTTTCGAGATCGAGTTTCTCGGCTTTACGGATTCAATTCTCTTTAAGAAAATCAAAGCTGACATTGAAATGAGACTTCCTCTGGAGGTACATCAATATGAATCACTGTTCGATTTGGAATCAGCTCTGAATGAGGAGAGGAATCAGTATTATACACCTGACATCCTGCAGCACCTTGTGATCACTCATAACGGAAACACTGCCTTCCGAATGGCGCTGCTGAATGTGGATCTCTTTAATCCGGTGTTCAAATATGTTTATGGTGAGGCACAACTGAGGGGCAAACTCTCAGTTGTTTCCCTCTTCAGACTTCATGAGGAACTCTACACAGGTGAAGCTGACTTCGACCTGCTCTTTACCCGCACTCTGAAAGAGATATATCATGAACTGGGGCATAACATGGGTTTGGTTCACTGCCTCGAGTGGGATTGTGTTATGCACACATCAACTTCGGTGGAAGAAATAGATATTAAAGGGGGATTTTACTGTCCCGAATGCTTCAAAAAAATAAATATTTCGTAA
- a CDS encoding sigma-54 dependent transcriptional regulator, which produces MGKKILVVDDEKIFRESLFHWFEEEGFEVTPVDSGEEALKVYDVDKFDIVLLDIKMPGMSGLELLAKIKQIDIHATVIMITAFASVTTAIQALKEGAYDYVTKPVDPDELTHLIHKALKDRELVNENRKLKERIEDLIKPDNLIGESPEMRKIYELINTVAGADTTVLIYGESGTGKELVAKAIHINSPRKYFPMITVNCGALPESLLESELFGHERGAFTGAQYKRKGKFELADNGTIFLDEIGLVSPKTQIDLLRVIESKQFTRVGGNDLISSNFRVICATNESLEEMVKDGRFREDLYYRLNVFSITIPPLRERKEDIPHLAEHFLTKFASGMNRNIKGISKDAMEFLQSYPWPGNVRELENAIERAVVMRRSGEIKPDDLPFNIHAQKSDEEEALEIVEKKHIIRMLEKYGFNISKVAKVLGIDRVTLYNKMSKYNIER; this is translated from the coding sequence ATGGGAAAGAAAATTCTTGTAGTTGACGATGAAAAAATATTCAGGGAATCGCTTTTTCACTGGTTTGAAGAGGAAGGATTCGAAGTAACCCCTGTGGACAGCGGGGAAGAGGCTCTAAAAGTATATGATGTGGACAAATTTGACATTGTGTTGCTCGATATTAAAATGCCCGGAATGAGCGGTCTTGAACTTCTTGCAAAAATAAAACAGATTGACATTCATGCAACAGTGATAATGATAACGGCTTTTGCTTCTGTCACAACAGCCATTCAGGCATTGAAAGAGGGTGCATACGATTATGTAACAAAACCTGTGGATCCCGATGAACTTACTCATCTGATTCATAAGGCTTTGAAAGACAGGGAACTGGTTAATGAAAACAGAAAGTTGAAGGAGCGGATTGAAGACCTTATAAAGCCTGACAATCTTATCGGCGAATCTCCCGAAATGCGGAAGATTTATGAACTGATCAATACTGTTGCAGGTGCGGACACCACTGTGCTTATTTACGGTGAGAGCGGGACGGGAAAGGAACTCGTCGCAAAGGCGATTCACATAAATTCTCCCAGAAAATATTTCCCTATGATAACAGTTAATTGCGGTGCACTTCCCGAATCACTTCTCGAAAGTGAACTGTTTGGTCATGAAAGAGGTGCATTTACAGGTGCACAGTATAAGAGAAAAGGGAAGTTTGAACTTGCCGACAACGGCACAATTTTTCTGGATGAAATCGGACTCGTTTCGCCAAAAACACAAATCGACCTTCTGCGGGTTATTGAATCGAAACAGTTCACCCGTGTAGGTGGAAATGATTTGATTTCGAGTAATTTCAGGGTGATCTGTGCTACGAATGAATCTCTTGAGGAGATGGTAAAAGATGGCAGGTTCAGGGAAGACCTTTATTACCGGCTTAATGTTTTCAGCATTACAATACCACCACTCCGGGAGAGGAAAGAGGATATTCCCCATCTGGCTGAGCATTTTCTGACCAAATTTGCATCGGGAATGAACCGGAACATTAAAGGGATTTCAAAAGATGCAATGGAGTTCCTGCAGTCATATCCCTGGCCCGGAAATGTGAGGGAACTGGAGAATGCCATCGAAAGAGCCGTTGTAATGAGAAGGAGCGGTGAGATAAAGCCCGATGACCTTCCTTTCAATATTCATGCTCAAAAATCGGATGAGGAAGAGGCTTTGGAAATAGTCGAGAAGAAACACATCATCAGGATGCTGGAGAAGTACGGGTTTAATATCTCAAAAGTTGCCAAGGTACTCGGAATTGACAGAGTTACCTTATACAACAAGATGAGTAAATACAACATCGAACGCTGA
- a CDS encoding HAMP domain-containing histidine kinase, giving the protein MKKITGSLSFKLVFITSAVLVIMLVTQTLLTTAKLREDMIESLSTNAYNLSELIKNSTRYSMILNSKEHVNEIFKNLEKKDGILSIKLYDKEGFVRFAGDKKYLKQSVSIKSDICSPCHSTDQRPLEKLSLIDRRRIVNDGTNKYMLLLNPIENEKDCSTSGCHSDAHSSKILGILEVKMSLENIDDIVEANIETVITNSLVGMTVISILTALLVTFLVVRPIKKITKGIGQIAGGNLNYRIKLNSNDEFGEMASQFNDMSMKLDSAYKEIKEWNDTLNTKIEEKTDELKNVYAGIIQVEKLASLGKLSATVAHELNNPLAGILNYSRLIIKKLNKLENKTEFEDIIKFLMLIAEESERCGGIVKDLLLFSHRGDEQYLYSNLAEIITRSEMLINHHLEINRIKLVKEIPTEPVIVNGNPQKIQQVILSLLINAIEAMSGGGTITIKVDDAGEHIDLRIIDQGCGIAEKDLPHIFEPFYSTKEAVRGTGLGLSVVYGIIHAHEGNVEVEKTSNSGTTILITLPKVK; this is encoded by the coding sequence ATGAAAAAGATTACCGGAAGCTTAAGCTTCAAACTGGTCTTCATCACTTCTGCGGTTTTGGTGATTATGCTTGTTACACAGACACTTCTAACTACGGCAAAACTGCGTGAAGACATGATCGAATCACTCTCCACAAATGCCTACAATCTTAGCGAATTGATAAAAAATTCAACACGGTACAGCATGATTCTTAATTCCAAAGAACATGTGAATGAAATATTTAAAAATCTTGAGAAAAAGGATGGAATCCTCTCCATTAAGCTTTATGACAAAGAAGGATTTGTGAGATTTGCAGGTGACAAGAAATATCTGAAGCAGAGTGTCAGCATAAAGTCGGACATTTGCTCGCCATGCCATTCAACGGATCAGAGACCACTTGAGAAACTGTCGCTGATTGACCGCAGAAGGATAGTGAATGACGGAACGAACAAATATATGCTTTTGCTGAATCCGATTGAAAACGAAAAAGACTGTTCCACTTCCGGTTGTCACTCCGATGCACACAGCTCGAAAATTCTCGGAATTCTTGAAGTAAAGATGTCGCTTGAGAATATCGATGACATAGTTGAGGCGAATATCGAGACGGTAATCACAAACTCGCTGGTCGGGATGACGGTGATTTCGATACTGACAGCTCTACTTGTTACATTTCTCGTGGTAAGACCGATTAAAAAAATAACCAAAGGTATCGGACAGATTGCGGGTGGCAATCTTAATTACAGGATCAAATTAAACAGCAACGATGAGTTTGGTGAAATGGCATCCCAGTTTAACGACATGTCAATGAAGCTTGACTCTGCATACAAAGAGATAAAAGAGTGGAACGATACACTTAATACAAAGATCGAAGAAAAAACCGACGAGCTCAAAAATGTATATGCCGGCATAATTCAGGTTGAAAAACTTGCATCACTCGGAAAGCTGTCTGCAACGGTGGCGCACGAGTTAAACAATCCTCTCGCCGGGATATTAAACTATTCGAGACTGATAATAAAGAAATTGAACAAACTCGAAAACAAAACTGAATTCGAAGACATTATAAAATTCCTGATGCTGATTGCCGAAGAATCAGAAAGATGCGGGGGTATTGTTAAAGATCTTCTCCTCTTCTCGCACCGGGGTGACGAGCAGTATCTTTATTCCAATCTTGCTGAGATTATCACCCGGTCAGAGATGCTGATCAACCACCACCTCGAGATAAACAGGATAAAACTTGTAAAAGAAATTCCCACAGAACCCGTAATTGTGAACGGTAATCCTCAGAAAATTCAACAGGTAATTCTATCACTTCTGATTAATGCCATCGAGGCAATGAGCGGTGGAGGCACAATTACAATTAAAGTGGATGATGCAGGGGAACATATTGATCTTAGAATTATTGACCAGGGATGTGGTATCGCAGAGAAAGATTTACCCCACATCTTTGAACCATTTTACTCGACAAAAGAAGCAGTCAGAGGTACAGGACTCGGATTGTCGGTTGTGTATGGAATCATTCATGCACACGAAGGAAATGTCGAGGTTGAGAAGACCTCGAACAGCGGAACAACAATTTTGATAACATTGCCGAAAGTTAAATAA